A single window of Nicotiana sylvestris chromosome 3, ASM39365v2, whole genome shotgun sequence DNA harbors:
- the LOC138887692 gene encoding uncharacterized protein, protein MEGNEERPVIEAARPNLANMTRTIVKPDIMGHFELKQYMKKNDDRTFNKFLSMLSQVQLNIPLVDVLRDPKYAKYINDIVAHKRRFTEFEIVALTEECTSLVQNKLPQKIKDPGSFTILVRIGNIGVGHAFCDLGESINLIPLSLFKKLGLGTPRPTTVMLQLVDRSIAYPEGVIEDVLLPSGPPPKPSIEEAPKLELRPLPLTFNMLIWEEKLLRVLREHKQAIKWTMSDIRGISPALYMHKILMEEGNKPSVEQQRRLYPIMKELVRKEVIKWLDAYIVFSICDSKWIAIALDTKRRPHLRAPMTRMHSRECPLVSVMHLRVFKGVRWLFLLTWYLGHKVSKSGLQVDKAKVEAIEKLPPPTSIKGIHSFLGHAGFYHCFIKDFSKISSPMCRLLEKGIPFKFDDACLKAYEDLTERLVTAPIIIAPDWAHPFELMCDASDITIKAVLGKMREKFFHSIYYASKTLNPAQMNYTITEKELLAVVWAFDKFRSYLVGPKSVSTQIIQL, encoded by the exons ATGGAAGGTAATGAAGAGCGTCCGGTGATAGAAGCTGCAAGGCcaaatcttgctaatatgactcggactattgtgaagcctgatatcATGGGTCACTTTGAACTCAAACAGTACATG AAGAAGAATGATGATCGCAcgttcaacaaatttctctctatgttgagccaggttcaattgaatattccattGGTAGATGTACTTCGTGATCCAAAGTATGCTAAGTATATCAATGATATAGTAGCTCACAAGAGGAGATTCACTGAATTCGAGATAGTCgcacttactgaggagtgcacttcaTTGGTCCAAaacaagcttcctcaaaagattAAGGATCCTGGCAGCTTCACCATCCTTGTGCGAATTGGTAATATCGGCGTGGGGCATGCTTTTTGTGATTTGGGAGAGAGCATAAATCTGATTCCCTTGTCTTTGTTCAAGAAATTGGGTTTGGGAACTCCAAGACCAACCACTGTGATGTTGCAACTAGTGGATAGATCCATAGCCTACCCTGAaggagtgattgaagatgtgttgcT GCCAAGTGGGCCTCCTCCAAAGCCGTCGATTGAAGAAGCTCCAAAATTGGAACTTAGACCTTTGCCCCTGACCTTCAATATGCTTATTTGG GAAGAAAAGCTATTGAGAGTGTTACGTGAGCACAAGCAAGCAATTAAGTGGACGATGTCTGACATCAGAGGCATTAGTCCAGCCCTCTATATGCataaaatcctcatggaggaaggGAACAAGCCGAGTGTAGAGCAACAACGTCGCCTATATCCAATCATGAAAGAattggtaagaaaagaagtgattaagtggctTGATGCATATATTGTATTTTCAATCTgtgatagcaaatgg attgCTATTGCCCTAGATACAaagagaagaccacatttacGTGCCCCTATGACACGTATGCATTCAAgagaatgccctttggtctcTGTAATGCACCTACGAGTTTTTAAAGGTGTACGATGGCTATTTTTATTGACATG GTACTTGGGGCACAAGGTGTCCAAAAGTGGTTTACAGGTGGACAAAGCAAAGGTGGAGGCGATTGAAAAATTGCCCCCACCAACATCCATCAAGGGCATTCACAGTTTCTTAggccatgcaggtttttatcattgtttcattaaagatttttcGAAAATTTCTTCTCCTatgtgcaggcttcttgagaaaggCATCcccttcaagtttgatgatgcatGTCTGAAAGCATATGAAGATTTGACGGAAAGATTGGTGACTGCGCCAATTATCATTGCCCCGGACTGGGCGCatccatttgagttgatgtgTGATGCGAGTGACATAACAATCAAAGCAGTTTTGGGGAAAATGAGGGAGAAATTTTTTCACTCCATTTATTACGCGAGCAAAACTCTGAATCCAGCCCAGATGAATTACACtattactgaaaaagagttgcttgcAGTGGTGTGGGCGTTTGACAAGTTCAGATCCTATCTAGTGGGACCAAAATCAGTGTCTACACAGATCATTCAGCTATAA